A single window of Liolophura sinensis isolate JHLJ2023 chromosome 6, CUHK_Ljap_v2, whole genome shotgun sequence DNA harbors:
- the LOC135467055 gene encoding protein glass-like codes for MAVSPSLYRDVVGVLSKMNHRVSDNGFYIPSPACMQSQVFTFDTTAVSPPMSPFMDIQSADVASPSEFFPTCVSSPRIPCSPTVKVEPTPFHLQAVPFPNRKSCAMQAGELRHFLLKNSRSSCPQGDVAPNIADSMLLEDMERPSATSFGLSESFDDVIKHIGDNTTDSGYDSLAEMAPPIGWSRLSVPKSNRAPVRQLARKSTSTLRSHACEYCSKTFAQRSTLKAHIRTHTGEKPYVCSVCARAFADYSTWRKHIRLHTGEKPYVCNVCGKGFAQSGNMIRHRDIHGKRTSAPTVIPGY; via the coding sequence ATGGCCGTGTCTCCTTCTTTGTACCGTGATGTAGTTGGCGTTCTTTCCAAGATGAACCATCGTGTGAGTGACAATGGCTTCTACATTCCTTCCCCGGCTTGTATGCAGTCTCAAGTCTTCACCTTCGACACAACCGCTGTAAGCCCACCAATGTCACCATTTATGGACATTCAGTCTGCGGACGTAGCCTCTCCGTCAGAGTTCTTCCCAACCTGTGTATCCAGCCCAAGAATCCCATGTTCTCCCACCGTTAAGGTCGAGCCGACACCGTTCCATCTTCAGGCAGTTCCATTTCCAAACCGGAAGAGCTGTGCTATGCAGGCTGGTGAACTTCGACATTTCTTGCTGAAAAATTCCAGGTCGTCCTGTCCACAGGGAGATGTTGCTCCGAACATCGCCGATTCCATGCTTCTCGAAGACATGGAGCGCCCTTCAGCCACTTCCTTTGGTTTGTCTGAGAgttttgatgacgtcatcaagCACATTGGAGACAACACCACCGACAGCGGCTACGACAGTCTAGCGGAGATGGCGCCACCTATCGGATGGAGTAGATTGTCTGTTCCTAAGAGCAACCGGGCCCCTGTAAGACAGCTCGCCAGAAAGTCAACATCCACGCTTCGGTCACATGCCTGTGAGTACTGCTCTAAGACGTTCGCCCAGCGCTCCACCCTGAAGGCCCACATCCGCACCCACACGGGAGAGAAGCCCTACGTCTGTTCCGTTTGTGCCCGGGCGTTTGCCGACTACTCTACCTGGCGAAAGCACATCCGTCTGCACACCGGTGAGAAACCCTATGTCTGCAACGTCTGTGGGAAAGGATTTGCCCAATCCGGGAACATGATTAGACACCGAGACATCCACGGCAAGAGAACCTCTGCCCCAACAGTTATCCCAGGGtactga